From the Malus domestica chromosome 17, GDT2T_hap1 genome, one window contains:
- the LOC114823488 gene encoding NEDD8-conjugating enzyme Ubc12-like isoform X2, translating to MIRLFKVKEKQKETAENAKENGLVKKQSAGELRLHRDISELNMPEECKISFPNGKDDLMDFEITITPYRGYYMGGGFVFTFKVPAVYPHEPPKVKCKTKIYHPNIDLEGNTCLNIFREDWKPVLNINTVIYGLYHLFTEPNHEDPLNQEAADLLRDNPKLFGLNVRKSIEGNIWVGGAHFPRNLTST from the exons ATGATCAGATTGTTTAAAgtgaaagaaaagcaaaaggaaacagCTGAAAACGCAAAGGAGAATGGTCTCGTAAAGAAGCAAAGTGCAGGAGAATTGCGTCTTCATAGAG ATATAAGTGAGTTGAACATGCCAGAAGAATGCAAGATTTCATTCCCCAATGGAAAGGatgatttgatggactttgaGATTACCATTACACCTTATCGGGGATATTATAT GGGTGGTGGGTTTGTCTTCACGTTTAAAGTTCCCGCAGTCTACCCTCATGAGCCTCCGAAGGTCAAGTGCAAAACCAAG ATCTACCATCCCAACATCGACTTAGAAGGAAACACTTGCCTTAACATTTTTCGGGAAGACTGGAAACCTGTCTTAAATATAAACACTGTTATTTACGGATTGTATCACCTATTCACG GAACCTAACCATGAGGACCCCTTGAATCAAGAAGCAGCTGATCTTTTGAGGGACAATCCAAAATTGTTTGGTTTGAACGTGAGAAAATCGATCGAGGGAAACATATGGGTGGGAGGGGCCCATTTTCCTAG GAACCTAACATCGACTTAG
- the LOC114823488 gene encoding NEDD8-conjugating enzyme Ubc12-like isoform X1 has protein sequence MIRLFKVKEKQKETAENAKENGLVKKQSAGELRLHRDISELNMPEECKISFPNGKDDLMDFEITITPYRGYYMGGGFVFTFKVPAVYPHEPPKVKCKTKIYHPNIDLEGNTCLNIFREDWKPVLNINTVIYGLYHLFTEPNHEDPLNQEAADLLRDNPKLFGLNVRKSIEGNIWVGGAHFPRCKTGDFY, from the exons ATGATCAGATTGTTTAAAgtgaaagaaaagcaaaaggaaacagCTGAAAACGCAAAGGAGAATGGTCTCGTAAAGAAGCAAAGTGCAGGAGAATTGCGTCTTCATAGAG ATATAAGTGAGTTGAACATGCCAGAAGAATGCAAGATTTCATTCCCCAATGGAAAGGatgatttgatggactttgaGATTACCATTACACCTTATCGGGGATATTATAT GGGTGGTGGGTTTGTCTTCACGTTTAAAGTTCCCGCAGTCTACCCTCATGAGCCTCCGAAGGTCAAGTGCAAAACCAAG ATCTACCATCCCAACATCGACTTAGAAGGAAACACTTGCCTTAACATTTTTCGGGAAGACTGGAAACCTGTCTTAAATATAAACACTGTTATTTACGGATTGTATCACCTATTCACG GAACCTAACCATGAGGACCCCTTGAATCAAGAAGCAGCTGATCTTTTGAGGGACAATCCAAAATTGTTTGGTTTGAACGTGAGAAAATCGATCGAGGGAAACATATGGGTGGGAGGGGCCCATTTTCCTAGGTGCAAAACGGGTGACTTCTACTGA
- the LOC114823488 gene encoding NEDD8-conjugating enzyme Ubc12-like isoform X3: MIRLFKVKEKQKETAENAKENGLVKKQSAGELRLHRDISELNMPEECKISFPNGKDDLMDFEITITPYRGYYMGGGFVFTFKVPAVYPHEPPKVKCKTKIYHPNIDLEGNTCLNIFREDWKPVLNINTVIYGLYHLFTEPNHEDPLNQEAADLLRDNPKLFGLNVRKSIEGNIWVGGAHFPR; encoded by the exons ATGATCAGATTGTTTAAAgtgaaagaaaagcaaaaggaaacagCTGAAAACGCAAAGGAGAATGGTCTCGTAAAGAAGCAAAGTGCAGGAGAATTGCGTCTTCATAGAG ATATAAGTGAGTTGAACATGCCAGAAGAATGCAAGATTTCATTCCCCAATGGAAAGGatgatttgatggactttgaGATTACCATTACACCTTATCGGGGATATTATAT GGGTGGTGGGTTTGTCTTCACGTTTAAAGTTCCCGCAGTCTACCCTCATGAGCCTCCGAAGGTCAAGTGCAAAACCAAG ATCTACCATCCCAACATCGACTTAGAAGGAAACACTTGCCTTAACATTTTTCGGGAAGACTGGAAACCTGTCTTAAATATAAACACTGTTATTTACGGATTGTATCACCTATTCACG GAACCTAACCATGAGGACCCCTTGAATCAAGAAGCAGCTGATCTTTTGAGGGACAATCCAAAATTGTTTGGTTTGAACGTGAGAAAATCGATCGAGGGAAACATATGGGTGGGAGGGGCCCATTTTCCTAG GTGA
- the LOC114823488 gene encoding NEDD8-conjugating enzyme Ubc12-like isoform X4, translating to MIRLFKVKEKQKETAENAKENGLVKKQSAGELRLHRDISELNMPEECKISFPNGKDDLMDFEITITPYRGYYMGGGFVFTFKVPAVYPHEPPKVKCKTKEPNHEDPLNQEAADLLRDNPKLFGLNVRKSIEGNIWVGGAHFPRCKTGDFY from the exons ATGATCAGATTGTTTAAAgtgaaagaaaagcaaaaggaaacagCTGAAAACGCAAAGGAGAATGGTCTCGTAAAGAAGCAAAGTGCAGGAGAATTGCGTCTTCATAGAG ATATAAGTGAGTTGAACATGCCAGAAGAATGCAAGATTTCATTCCCCAATGGAAAGGatgatttgatggactttgaGATTACCATTACACCTTATCGGGGATATTATAT GGGTGGTGGGTTTGTCTTCACGTTTAAAGTTCCCGCAGTCTACCCTCATGAGCCTCCGAAGGTCAAGTGCAAAACCAAG GAACCTAACCATGAGGACCCCTTGAATCAAGAAGCAGCTGATCTTTTGAGGGACAATCCAAAATTGTTTGGTTTGAACGTGAGAAAATCGATCGAGGGAAACATATGGGTGGGAGGGGCCCATTTTCCTAGGTGCAAAACGGGTGACTTCTACTGA
- the LOC114823595 gene encoding NEDD8-conjugating enzyme Ubc12-like: protein MIRLFKVKEKQKETAENAKENGLVKKQSAGELRLHRDISELNMPEECKISFPNGKDDLMDFEITITPYRGYYMGVVNSNPAFLHA, encoded by the exons ATGATCAGATTGTTTAAAgtgaaagaaaagcaaaaggaaacagCTGAAAACGCAAAGGAGAATGGTCTCGTAAAGAAGCAAAGTGCAGGAGAATTGCGTCTTCATAGAG ATATAAGTGAGTTGAACATGCCAGAAGAATGCAAGATTTCATTCCCCAATGGAAAGGatgatttgatggactttgaGATTACCATTACACCTTATCGGGGATATTATAT GGGTGTTGTGAACTCAAATCCTGCATTTCTTCATGCATGA